Proteins encoded within one genomic window of Anopheles gambiae chromosome 3, idAnoGambNW_F1_1, whole genome shotgun sequence:
- the LOC133393061 gene encoding homeotic protein spalt-major-like isoform X3 gives MIQVDPVGYPSNVKDESSADEDMKENGCTDNEHTIAKPSVQLLAKMSEEFAEKAAAAARLGDHHLHHPHYQSAATTATGRHQPQDRSDALNEADNLSEDEHNEDDDEMADGRRGSNATPSASATAPVNDRASSDREESAGGEEKQPAGDCATGRSSPRSPISLVGRVSVNEGLGSMLAGGDHHRDEPASIAAAAAAAALGGPAAAAALAAAAAAAAAAAKNSANPAALGGALSAGDFNPAAAFGFPPAPPHGPTPGMSIQAFQNAIAQFTANALANNMDNDTVVKNLAILQSALFTLQQQQFLQFQLIQHLQSQLVKKQAEKDELGASGGPLAGLAGLGAGLAGSVAGVDSATIGFLNNNNNNHSQHNHNKQQHHTGNSGGSGNSNGSSRHHQHHHQQSQGVKNEPQDLRKSSHSSVAGDGDEEEEVEEEGIEDAFSKSYQMANMMAAAAAAANKSHVPPHVSELLRPSIHPVPEEELRKPKPSDSAGSMFGLGASDKRHSSSEQPTHGQSSTVPSSLGTSSSSASTTQSLASTSAASGGRSEKDEILPYHQEHPGSTGSFSSLAANIITDHAPSMLGEPNSLAMLEKKAQEVLNSASQGILSNNLLDELAFANDKSSPNGRNDAALFKHRCRYCGKIFGSDSSLQIHIRSHTGERPYKCNVCGSRFTTKGNLKVHFQRHSDKYPHIPMNPNPVPEHLDKYFPPLIPQEALKEQQQQQQQQQQQQQPPGQSPAPPPAMPGGAGPAGPAGPAGFPGVVDGRGAPPGFPPRSFFPDFYIPRPPQLQELFGAAAAAAAAANDASARNPVDLSQMKKPVEPPPAPPREQTPELRSMHSPDLSNDGPAQGTKIKQEPMEESLDLSDKSTKVTGGSGRSTSTPIQHHHHRDMDESKDGSKEDHPMLDHSDHLKEHDNGGALGAGALSALNSSTSEKEFPLKLKNNSIENLATVPSVSPPSSSSSGSLYQDTVLDPSFYAAHLPRPDSNDSSWENFIEISSETSKLQELVDNIENKTSEPNQCLVCKKVLSCRSALQMHYRVHTGERPFRCKICGRSFTTKGNLKTHMSVHRIKPPMRTLHQCPVCHQKFSNIFVLQQHIRLHTGEMTDLTPDQIKAAEIKDYEGGVHPPPPHPDALRLNPFGMRLASEFHQQQAHLAQQQQQQQQQQLQQQQQQHHHQQQQNKRSLEHSDEENDSENGARPSSVDRGVTPIGKLPKVPIHEKLKVKTGLTSPALESQVEDLRTMNLQRLSMRSLPPADDSFSRDSSSASPTIASANMSTGSDAKRLRSSSPPSNSSPSMHGSRRSPISTPPTVGGAEQASAAGRAAAAAAAAVAFPYGPPFLGMPQFPPFINRPPFLGNVPIVPPGSSMPPFGLFDFLLQKI, from the exons ATGATTCAGGTCGATCCGGTTGGATATCCGTCGAATGTGAAAGATGAGTCCAGCGCCGATGAAG ATATGAAGGAGAATGGTTGTACAGATAACGAGCACACAATCGCGAAACCGTCGGTGCAATTGTTAGCGAAGATGTCGGAGGAATTTGCCGAAAAGGCGGCCGCGGCGGCTCGGCTCGGCGACCATCATCTGCATCATCCGCACTATCAATCGGCGGCGACGACGGCGACCGGACGCCATCAGCCGCAGGATCGATCCGATGCCCTCAACGAGGCGGACAATTTAAGCGAGGACGAACACAatgaggacgacgacgagatGGCTGACGGGCGGCGCGGCTCCAATGCGACGCCCTCGGCCAGTGCAACCGCGCCTGTGAACGATCGTGCCAGCAGCGATCGGGAGGAGTCGGCTGGAGGGGAGGAGAAGCAGCCGGCCGGTGATTGTGCCACCGGTCGAAGCAGCCCCCGCTCGCCCATCTCGCTGGTGGGGCGCGTGAGCGTGAACGAGGGGCTCGGTTCGATGCTGGCCGGCGGCGATCATCATCGCGACGAGCCGGCGAGCATTGCAGCGGCCGCCGCAGCAGCCGCCCTCGGTGGAccggcggcagcggccgccctggcagcggcagcagcagccgccgcagcagCCGCCAAAAACTCCGCCAACCCTGCCGCCCTCGGTGGTGCCCTGTCGGCGGGTGACTTTAATCCGGCCGCCGCGTTCGGCTTCCCACCGGCACCGCCGCACGGGCCGACGCCGGGCATGTCGATACAGGCGTTCCAGAACGCGATCGCCCAGTTCACGGCGAACGCGCTGGCGAACAACATGGACAACGATACGGTGGTGAAGAATCTGGCCATCCTGCAGTCGGCGCTGTttacgctgcagcagcagcagtttctGCAGTTTCAGCTCATCCAGCATCTGCAGTCGCAGCTGGTGAAGAAGCAGGCGGAGAAGGATGAGCTCGGGGCGAGCGGTGGTCCGCTCGCCGGGTTGGCCGGGCTCGGTGCGGGGCTGGCCGGGTCGGTGGCCGGGGTGGACAGTGCAACGATCGGTttcctcaacaacaacaacaacaatcacagCCAGCACAATcacaacaagcagcagcatcacacgGGCAacagtggtggtagtggcaACAGTAACGGTAGCAGTcgacaccaccagcaccatcatcagcagtcCCAGGGTGTTAAGAATGAGCCGCAGGATCTGCGGAAATCGTCCCACAGCTCGGTGGCTGGGGATggggacgaggaggaggaggtggaggaggaagGCATTGAGGATGCGTTCAGCAAGAGCTACCAGATGGCGAACATGatggcggcggctgcggccgCGGCGAACAAATCGCACGTCCCACCGCACGTCAGCGAGCTTCTGCGGCCTTCGATCCATCCCGTACCGGAAGAGGAACTAAG AAAACCGAAACCATCAGACTCCGCCGGCAGTATGTTCGGGCTCGGTGCGTCCGACAAGCGGCACTCCTCCAGCGAACAGCCCACCCACGGACAATCGAGTACCGTCCCGAGCTCCCTCGGAACCTCCAGCTCATCTGCCTCCACCACTCAATCGCTCGCATCGACCAGCGCAGCCTCCGGCGGCCGCTCGGAGAAAGATGAAATACTCCCCTACCACCAAGAGCACCCCGGCTCGACCGGGAGCTTTTCATCGCTCGCCGCCAACATCATCACCGACCATGCACCCTCCATGCTCGGTGAACCGAACTCGCTCGCGATGCTCGAAAAGAAAGCCCAGGAAGTGCTAAACTCCGCCTCCCAGGGCATCCTCTCGAACAACCTGCTCGACGAGCTGGCATTCGCGAACGACAAATCCTCCCCAAATGGGCGCAACGATGCCGCTCTGTTCAAGCACCGCTGCCGGTACTGTGGCAAAATCTTTGGCTCCGACTCGTCCCTCCAGATCCACATCCGATCGCACACGGGCGAACGGCCCTACAAGTGTAACGTGTGTGGCAGCCGGTTCACGACCAAGGGCAACCTGAAGGTACACTTCCAGCGCCACTCGGACAAGTACCCGCACATCCCGATGAACCCGAACCCGGTACCGGAGCATCTGGACAAGTACTTCCCACCGCTCATCCCGCAGGAAGCGCtcaaggagcagcagcagcagcagcaacagcagcagcaacaacagcaacctcCGGGCCAGTCTCCAGCGCCACCTCCAGCCATGCCTGGTGGAGCCGGGCCCGCCGGTCCTGCTGGGCCTGCCGGGTTCCCGGGCGTGGTAGACGGTCGTGGTGCACCACCAGGCTTTCCACCGCGTAGCTTCTTCCCCGACTTTTACATCCCTCGGCCACCGCAGCTGCAGGAACTGTTTGGAGCGGCTGCGGCGGCCGCAGCAGCCGCGAATGATGCTAGCGCCCGCAATCCTGTGGATCTGTCGCAGATGAAGAAACCAGtcgaaccaccaccagcgccacCACGGGAGCAAACGCCCGAACTCCGGAGCATGCACTCACCCGACCTCTCGAACGATGGACCGGCCCAAGGGACAAAGATCAAGCAGGAACCGATGGAGGAGTCGTTGGATCTTTCCGACAAGTCCACGAAGGTGACGGGAGGATCGGGACGATCTACTAGCACACCGatccagcatcatcatcatcgggaTATGGACGAGTCGAAGGATGGTTCGAAGGAAGATCATCCAATGTTGGATCATTCGGATCATCTGAAGGAGCACGATAATGGAGGAGCACTAGGAGCCGGCGCTCTGAGTGCCCTCAATAGCTCCACAAGCGAGAAAGAGTTCCCACTGAAGCTGAAGAACAACTCGATCGAGAACTTGGCAACTGTGCCGTCAGTATCTCCCCCTTCTAGCTCCTCATCCGGCTCGCTCTATCAGGACACCGTACTGGACCCTTCGTTCTACGCTGCTCATCTCCCTCGTCCGGACAGCAACGACAGCTCGTGGGAGAACTTTATCGAGATCTCCTCGGAAACGTCCAAGCTGCAGGAGCTGGTGGACAACATCGAGAATAAAACGTCCGAACCGAACCAGTGTCTCGTGTGCAAGAAGGTGTTGTCTTGTCGCAGTGCCCTCCAGATGCACTACCGGGTGCATACGGGCGAGCGACCCTTCCGCTGCAAGATCTGTGGCCGATCGTTCACGACGAAGGGCAATCTGAAGACGCACATGAGCGTGCACCGGATAAAGCCACCGATGCGCACGCTCCACCAGTGTCCCGTGTGTCATCAGAAGTTCTCCAACATCTTCGTGCTGCAGCAACACATACGGTTGCACACGGGGGAGATGACGGATCTGACGCCGGATCAGATTAAAGCGGCTGAGATTAAGGACTACGAGGGTGGAGTGCATCCACCACCGCCCCATCCGGATGCGTTACGGTTGAACCCGTTCGGGATGCGGCTGGCTAGTGAGttccatcagcagcaggcacATCTTgctcagcaacagcagcagcagcagcagcaacagctacagcagcaacagcaacagcatcaccaccagcagcaacagaacaAACGATCGCTCGAGCACTCGGACGAGGAGAATGACAGCGAGAACGGAGCACGACCCTCATCCGTCGATCGGGGCGTCACCCCGATCGGCAAGCTGCCGAAGGTTCCCATCCACGAGAAGCTCAAAGTGAAAACGGGACTCACCTCGCCGGCACTCGAAAGCCAGGTGGAGGATCTGCGCACGATGAACCTGCAGCGGCTCTCGATGCGATCGCTGCCACCCGCCGATGATTCGTTCTCGCGCGATTCCTCCTCGGCCAGCCCAACCATCGCCAGCGCCAACATGTCCACCGGCTCGGACGCAAAACGGTTACGCTCTTCCAGCCCGCCCAGCAACTCCTCCCCATCCATGCACGGATCGCGCCGTTCGCCCATTTCAACCCCACCGACGGTTGGTGGGGCGGAACAGGCGAGTGCTGCCGGGCGGGCCGCGGCTGCCGCGGCCGCCGCCGTTGCCTTCCCGTACGGGCCACCGTTCCTCGGTATGCCCCAGTTCCCGCCCTTCATCAATCGGCCCCCATTCCTGGGGAATGTGCCGATCGTGCCGCCCGGGTCCAGCATGCCACCGTTCGGGCTGTTCG ATTTCTTATTACAGAAAATTTGA